AATATCAGTATCTGCTGCGGCGAGGGCAATGTCGTAGGTATCGGTAGCAGAGCACATTGCAAAAAGAAAACCACCGTTAGCTACAAACTCTTTAATTTTTAAGACTACTGCAAGCTCCATTTTAGAAACTTTTGTATAGCCAAACTTTTTTGCCATAGTTTCATAAGTGTTGACTTGCTCTTTATACCAAGGCATACTCCCTTGACTTGCCCAAAATTTTCCGTACTGTCCTGTAAAGTCTTCATGGTGTAGGTGTAGCCAATCGTAATCTTTCAACTTTCCAGCAAGTATTTCTTCAATAAAAACTTTGTCGTATGGAATTTCAGCGTAAGTAAGGGCAAGAGTTACAGCGTCATCCCAAGGTAGTTTATCTTTGGGCGTAAAAACGGCTACTCGGGGAGGAACTTCCAACCGCATAACATCCATGTTTACATCTTCTCTTTGAATTTCTGCACGAATGGCATTAGCTTGGGCATCACTGATAACTTCGTAAGATACGTTTCTTATTCGCAGTTCGTTTTCAAAGTTAGGATGATAAGCAAACATAAAAGATCCCCCTCGGTAGTTGAGTAGCCAGTCTACATTCACTTGGTTTTTAAGCACATAATACGCAATTCCATAAGCTTTGAGGTGGTCTTTTTGGTGATTATCCATGTAAACAAGAATTTCATTAGCGTAAGCAAGCGCATTTATACAAAGCAGCCCAAAAAGCAAAGCTAATCGTTTCATAGTGCTAATTTA
This portion of the Bacteroidia bacterium genome encodes:
- a CDS encoding asparagine synthetase B; the protein is MKRLALLFGLLCINALAYANEILVYMDNHQKDHLKAYGIAYYVLKNQVNVDWLLNYRGGSFMFAYHPNFENELRIRNVSYEVISDAQANAIRAEIQREDVNMDVMRLEVPPRVAVFTPKDKLPWDDAVTLALTYAEIPYDKVFIEEILAGKLKDYDWLHLHHEDFTGQYGKFWASQGSMPWYKEQVNTYETMAKKFGYTKVSKMELAVVLKIKEFVANGGFLFAMCSATDTYDIALAAADTDICPSVFDHDDIDPQAAQKLNFKNTLAFRDFNVSFNPVEYEHSDIDATNTISRYLNETNDFFTLFEFSAKWDPVPSMLCQNHTLVIPGFMGQTTGFMKKYIKSDVLIMGEYKNLEVAKYIHGNYGKGTWTWYGGHDPEDYQHFVNDPPTDLSLHKNSPGYRLILNNILFPAAKKKKQKT